The Equus caballus isolate H_3958 breed thoroughbred chromosome 13, TB-T2T, whole genome shotgun sequence genome includes a window with the following:
- the RAB40C gene encoding ras-related protein Rab-40C isoform X1, with translation MAARGPGAGRRGCAVPCGKRRGGGGAEVGRSLWPCSRRRGHAGAARARVKRMGTQGSPVKSYDYLLKFLLVGDSDVGKGEILESLQDGAAESPYAYSNGIDYKTTTILLDGRRVKLELWDTSGQGRFCTIFRSYSRGAQGILLVYDITNRWSFDGIDRWIKEIDEHAPGVPRILVGNRLHLAFKRQVPTEQARAYAEKNCMTFFEVSPLCNFNVIESFTELSRIVLMRHGMEKIWRPNRVFSLQDLCCRAIVSCTPVHLIDKLPLPVTIKSHLKSFSMANGMNAVMMHGRSYSLASGAGASGSKGNSLKRSKSIRPPQSPPQNCSRSNCKIS, from the exons ATGGCGGcgcgcgggccgggggcggggcggcggggctgCGCGGTGCCGTGCGGGAagcggcggggcggcggcggcgcggag GTCGGGCGCAGCCTGTGGCCGTGCTCGCGGCGCCGGGGGCATGCGggcgcggcgcgcgcgcgcgtgaAGAGGATGGGGACGCAGGGCAGCCCGGTCAAGAGCTACGACTACCTGCTCAAGTTCCTGCTGGTGGGCGACAGCGACGTGGGCAAGGGCGAGATCCTGGAGAGCCTGCAGGACGGCGCGGCCGAGTCCCCGTACGCCTACAGCAACG GGATCGACTACAAAACGACCACTATCCTGCTGGACGGCCGGCGGGTCAAGCTGGAGCTCTG GGACACGTCGGGCCAGGGCAGGTTCTGCACCATCTTCAGGTCCTACTCCAGGGGCGCACAG GGGATCCTCCTGGTGTACGACATCACCAACCGCTGGTCCTTCGACGGCATCGACCGGTGGATCAAGGAGATTGACGAG CATGCGCCAGGGGTCCCCCGGATCCTGGTTGGGAACCGGCTGCACCTGGCCTTCAAGAGGCAAGTCCCGACAGAGCAGGCACGCGCCTACGCAGAGAAGAACTGCATGACCTTCTTCGAAGTCAGCCCACTGTGCAACTTCAACGTCATTGAGTCCTTCACTGAGCTGTCCCGCATCGTGCTCATGCGGCACGGCATGGAGAAGATCTGGAGGCCTAACCGAG TGTTCAGCCTGCAGGACCTCTGCTGCCGGGCCATTGTCTCCTGCACCCCTGTGCACCTCATCGACAAGCTCCCGCTGCCCGTCACCATCAAGAGCCACCTCAAGTCCTTCTCCATGGCCAATGGCATGAATGCCGTCATGATGCACGGGCGCTCCTACTCACTGGCCAGCGGGGCAGGGGCCAGCGGCAGCAAAGGCAACAGCCTCAAGAGGTCCAAGTCCATCCGGCCCCCGCAGAGCCCGCCCCAGAACTGCTCTCGGAGCAACTGCAAGATCTCCTAG
- the RAB40C gene encoding ras-related protein Rab-40C isoform X2, with product MGTQGSPVKSYDYLLKFLLVGDSDVGKGEILESLQDGAAESPYAYSNGIDYKTTTILLDGRRVKLELWDTSGQGRFCTIFRSYSRGAQGILLVYDITNRWSFDGIDRWIKEIDEHAPGVPRILVGNRLHLAFKRQVPTEQARAYAEKNCMTFFEVSPLCNFNVIESFTELSRIVLMRHGMEKIWRPNRVFSLQDLCCRAIVSCTPVHLIDKLPLPVTIKSHLKSFSMANGMNAVMMHGRSYSLASGAGASGSKGNSLKRSKSIRPPQSPPQNCSRSNCKIS from the exons ATGGGGACGCAGGGCAGCCCGGTCAAGAGCTACGACTACCTGCTCAAGTTCCTGCTGGTGGGCGACAGCGACGTGGGCAAGGGCGAGATCCTGGAGAGCCTGCAGGACGGCGCGGCCGAGTCCCCGTACGCCTACAGCAACG GGATCGACTACAAAACGACCACTATCCTGCTGGACGGCCGGCGGGTCAAGCTGGAGCTCTG GGACACGTCGGGCCAGGGCAGGTTCTGCACCATCTTCAGGTCCTACTCCAGGGGCGCACAG GGGATCCTCCTGGTGTACGACATCACCAACCGCTGGTCCTTCGACGGCATCGACCGGTGGATCAAGGAGATTGACGAG CATGCGCCAGGGGTCCCCCGGATCCTGGTTGGGAACCGGCTGCACCTGGCCTTCAAGAGGCAAGTCCCGACAGAGCAGGCACGCGCCTACGCAGAGAAGAACTGCATGACCTTCTTCGAAGTCAGCCCACTGTGCAACTTCAACGTCATTGAGTCCTTCACTGAGCTGTCCCGCATCGTGCTCATGCGGCACGGCATGGAGAAGATCTGGAGGCCTAACCGAG TGTTCAGCCTGCAGGACCTCTGCTGCCGGGCCATTGTCTCCTGCACCCCTGTGCACCTCATCGACAAGCTCCCGCTGCCCGTCACCATCAAGAGCCACCTCAAGTCCTTCTCCATGGCCAATGGCATGAATGCCGTCATGATGCACGGGCGCTCCTACTCACTGGCCAGCGGGGCAGGGGCCAGCGGCAGCAAAGGCAACAGCCTCAAGAGGTCCAAGTCCATCCGGCCCCCGCAGAGCCCGCCCCAGAACTGCTCTCGGAGCAACTGCAAGATCTCCTAG